One genomic window of Corticium candelabrum chromosome 9, ooCorCand1.1, whole genome shotgun sequence includes the following:
- the LOC134184302 gene encoding ataxin-2 homolog has protein sequence MASVHEQPLLKSDEIGRLVESLFKNVGQLLPYVRLLTEHAKAYHKALADCTRVAGNFWEVFTQIGEHAASYRTSTRFIGDAMLEIAEVHRQIELQRGDVLRSLVNDFIVPLESKVEGEERSVAVLEKNYREDCELRLQMVDQAEETAKEVRRKFRKDHPGAPYEDQRDRQIQERLRDCENDLYDVRSYGLKKALVLERKIHCNILDRFCAVIRSDITYHSKSHTGLSRNVNDWAALAADPNEILPEIEELLKDPNPPVRNKWLEDNTRHLLEGGMPVSRFRKPNSASADTTMARSQAPERRITPPVSTGLGFYQRENSSSQLGIDSGAHPLAQARSHPQLFQPDSNSHMHSTLPMSSPDQPFQVSANQGHVSLASSLPSDETDMGRYPYTSADQSLHLQSSAPGHPVQWMNQPGVPQLNGPVTQVPLNQSLGMQQMSTSQLQQQPVSSSISQQHSQPSVQSQVMQHSSSVSQLGQQHYPLAMSNAGQQHVPNVSQSQAAQMSAQQQQLQQSQLQQQPQLQQQLQLQQQPQLQQQPQLQQQPQVHQPPQIQQQPQVQQHLQLQQQPQVQQHLQLQQQPQVQQAPQIQQQPQLQQHLQLQQQPQVRQQPQQPLLPMYDQSQGMEQSSQQQQQQQFQPTMQLPLQLAQPLQHQVQQVIQQPVAIQPIVQQQRQPVQVRGHPKTVFIQQPVGQRLQPQTIAASQLVKPKYGSRVRALYTYNSSSPSQLGFKSGDLIDAVGTPKDGWQYGENCRTGKSGWFPSNYVEHLVAIQERRANSTVPHYLRRNQTIDNNIRPTIPAPDYGMDGQPRGLTNTTSPSSSLMSSPVQDENTRTNSPSQGSPGQAEGAATATVMAITAPLVSIPLTTPAVQQQPGAMSSISQFRRMEQFE, from the exons ATGGCATCTGTGCACGAACAACCGTTACTCAAGTCGGACGAGATCGGGAGACTGGTGGAAAGTCTCTTCAAA AATGTCGGACAACTGCTGCCGTACGTGCGGTTGCTTACTGAACACGCGAAAGCGTATCACAAGGCGCTGGCTG ATTGCACGAGAGTTGCGGGAAACTTTTGGGAGGTTTTTACTCAGATTGGAGAGCACGCGGCTTCGTATCGCACGTCCACTCGTTTTATTG GTGATGCCATGTTGGAAATTGCAGAAGTTCACAGGCAAATTGAGCTGCAGCGTGGAGACGTG CTGAGATCACTTGTGAATGACTTCATCGTACCATTGGAATCAAAGGTGGAAGGAGAAGAGAGAAGTGTAGCT GTTTTAGAGAAAAACTACAGAGAGGATTGTGAGCTAAGGCTACAG ATGGTTGATCAAGCTGAAGAGACAGCTAAAGAGGTGAGGAGAAAGTTTAGAAAAGATCATCCTGGAGCTCCATATGAAGACCAACGTGATCGACAG ATACAAGAGAGATTACGGGACTGTGAAAATGATTTGTATGATGTTCGATCATATGGCCTCAAGAAA GCTCTCGTTCTTGAAAGAAAGATTCACTGCAATATCCTTGATCGTTTCTGTGCTGTAATTCGGAGTGACATCACTTACCATAGCAAG TCTCATACTGGATTATCGAGGAATGTGAATGATTGGGCAGCTTTGGCGGCAGATCCCAATGAAATTCTTCCTGAGATAGAAGAACTTCTCAAG GATCCAAATCCACCAGTTAGGAACAAGTGGCTGGAGGATAACACACGTCACTTGCTGGAAGGTGGGATGCCCGTGTCTCGATTTAGGAAACCAAATTCTGCATCAGCAGATACGACAATGGCTCGGTCACAAGCGCCAGAACGTAGAATTACACCTCCAGTGAGCACTGGGCTAGGTTTTTATCAACGTGAGAACTCATCAAGTCAACTGGGTATTGATTCTGGAGCTCATCCTTTGGCCCAAGCAAGGTCTCACCCACAGTTGTTTCAACCTGATAGCAACTCTCATATGCATTCTACACTTCCAATGTCTAGTCCGGATCAGCCATTTCaggtgtctgcaaatcaaggACATGTAAGCCTAGCATCAAGTTTGCCAAGTGATGAAACAGATATGGGTAGATATCCCTACACTAGTGCTGACCAATCGCTACACTTGCAGTCTAGTGCTCCTGGGCACCCAGTACAATGGATGAATCAGCCTGGGGTTCCACAACTAAATGGACCTGTGACACAAGTTCCTCTTAATCAGTCTCTTGGCATGCAACAGATGTCTACCTCTCAACTCCAACAGCAACCAGTTTCTTCTAGTATTAGTCAACAGCATTCACAGCCTTCTGTTCAGTCTCAAGTAATGCAACATTCGTCATCTGTATCTCAACTAGGGCAACAACACTATCCATTGGCGATGTCAAATGCAGGCCAGCAGCATGTTCCCAATGTTAGCCAGTCTCAAGCAGCTCAGATGTCtgcacaacagcagcagcttcAACAGTCACAGCTGCAACAGCAGCCACAGTTGCAGCAGCAGTTACAGTTGCAACAGCAGCCACAGTTGCAACAGCAGCCACAGTTGCAGCAGCAGCCACAGGTACACCAGCCACCACAGATACAGCAGCAGCCACAGGTACAGCAGCATCTACAGTTACAGCAGCAGCCACAGGTACAGCAGCATCTACAGTTACAGCAGCAGCCACAGGTACAGCAGGCGCCACAGATACAGCAACAGCCACAATTACAACAGCATCTACAGTTACAGCAGCAGCCACAAGTGCGGCAGCAGCCACAGCAGCCGCTATTACCTATGTACGACCAATCTCAAGGAATGGAACAATCttctcagcagcagcagcagcagcagtttcAACCCACTATGCAGCTGCCTCTTCAGTTAGCTCAACCTTTACAACATCAAGTCCAGCAGGTTATACAGCAACCCGTTGCTATTCAGCCTATAGTACAGCAGCAACGACAGCCAGTACAGGTTCGTGGACATCCCAAGACCGTGTTTATTCAGCAGCCAGTAGGACAAAGACTACAGCCACAGACTATTGCTGCATCACAGCTGGTCAAACCAAAGTATGG AAGTCGAGTCCGGGCATTATACACATACAACAGTTCCTCGCCTAGTCAACTAGGTTTTAAAtca GGAGATTTAATTGATGCAGTTGGAACTCCAAAGGATGGTTGGCAGTATGGAGAAAACTGTAGGACTGGCAA GTCAGGATGGTTTCCTTCTAACTATGTTGAGCATTTAGTAGCAATTCAGGAGCGAAG GGCAAACTCAACCGTCCCTCACTATCTGCGTCGAAATCAAACGATTGACAACAACATTAGACCAACCATTCCGGCTCCTGATTATGGAATGGATGGTCAACCAAGAGGATTGACTAACACTACTTcgccatcatcatcattgatGTCATCACCAGTTCAAGATGAAAATACACGTACAAATTCTCCCAGTCAAGGCTCACCCGGGCAGGCTGAGGGAGCAGCAACGGCAACTGTTATGGCCATTACTGCACCTCTTGTTTCCATTCCACTTACGACACCAGCAGTCCAGCAGCAGCCAGG GGCTATGAGCTCGATATCACAATTCCGCCGAATGGAACAGTTTGAATAG
- the LOC134184792 gene encoding endoglucanase-like has protein sequence MSKADWCCSGNDGNGLWYTSNYSEEDWIQGLKTLVTRYNKTKNVVGVDLRNELRQTVVNGKRLSPTWGNEHNTTDRHATAERCAKELLAVNSNLLMFIEGLDYASDLTGVVHHQVQLSATNRVVYNVYDYSWFHQGHSYKEFKSEINKR, from the exons ATGAGTAAAGCAGATTGGTGTTGCAGTGGAAATGATGGCAATGGATTGTGGTACACCAGCAACTACAGTGAAGAAGATTGGATTCAAGGTCTAAAAACACTAGTCACCAGatacaacaagacaaaaaaCGTGGTGGGTGTTGATCTGAGAAACGAACTCCGACAGACAGTTGTTAATGGAAAACGCCTAAGCCCAACTTGGGGTAACGAACACAATACAACAG ACAGGCATGCCACAGCAGAACGATGTGCCAAAGAACTTCTAGCTGTCAATTCGAATCTCCTCATGTTCATAGAAGGCCTCGACTATGCCTCAGACCTGACAGGTGTGGTACACCACCAAGTTCAACTTAGTGCGACCAATCGTGTCGTATACAATGTTTATGACTACAGTTGGTTTCAC CAAGGTCACTCATACAAAGAATTCAAATCAGAAATCAACAAAAGATGA
- the LOC134183903 gene encoding eukaryotic translation initiation factor 3 subunit B-like, with the protein MADENVDAALPNLNASEEDNPADEPDFDDPEDFIDDISDEELLGDLMAQEPKLDDSLEQIIVVDNVPRVMKDRLDRLKNVIRKIMGKFGRILSEYYPADENGETKGFIFLEYETAQQAANAVKTAHGYRLDKAHVFAINPISDFEKYSDLPTHWEPPEPKEYTPQENLRSWLLNPDCHDQYAVIYSQGDKTAVCWNTNTEPIIVISREHWTEAPYLRWSPQGTYFVTIHKQGAALWGGENFRRIQRFSHLGTEFIDFSPCERFLVTFSSTVDSSEEPQAIMIWDIRTGAKMRGFNCEEATVWPVFKWSHDGRYFARQRNGLISVYESETFGLLDKKSIQVSDVRDFAWSPAENYLAYWLPEVKENPSRVVLLEIPSKKEIRMKNLFNVSACELYWQKCGDFLCVKVGRLTTKSKKSATAYNLEVFSVRAKLIPVDSIEIKEPLVAFAWEPNGSKFGVIHGEGPQVTVRFYKVEPEGAITHIKTFEKKTCNQLLWSPQGQFVVLTQLRGPNSGLLEFYDTSDMTQMNTGEHFQATDVAWDPTGRYLSSFVSWYTVKGGDHGYLVWSFQGKQLYRQNMPEFGSLVWRPRPPSLLNDIDIQEIRRQFKKYQREFEMKDRLSQKKASKELVDKRRQMMTDFQDYRKKKERDLTKLYRDRTTPQTDDGDDSFQEEVIEFLINEEIVTVEDN; encoded by the exons ATGGCTGACGAAAACGTGGACGCCGCACTGCCCAACTTGAATGCCTCGGAAGAAGACAACCCGGCCGATGAGCCCGACTTCGATGATCCAGAAGATTTCATTGATGATATTAGCGATGAAG AGCTTCTTGGAGATCTGATGGCGCAAGAACCGAAGCTAGACGATAGTTTAGAACAAATTATTGTGGTGGACAATGTTCCCCGTGTGATGAAGGATCGATTGGACAGACTGAAGAATGTGATTAGGAAGATAATGGGCAAGTTTGGTCGCATTTTAAGTGAATATTATCCTGCTGATGAGAATGGTGAGACGAAAGG TTTTATCTTTCTGGAATACGAAACTGCACAGCAAGCGGCCAACGCAGTCAAGACGGCTCACGGCTACAGGCTGGATAAAGCGCACGTGTTTGCAATCAATCCCATCTCGGATTTTGAAAA GTATTCTGATCTGCCAACTCATTGGGAGCCTCCTGAGCCTAAGGAGTATACTCCTCAG GAGAATTTGAGGTCATGGTTGCTGAATCCAGATTGTCACGATCAGTATGCTGTCATATATAGTCAAGGAGATAAAACGGCCGTGTGTTGGAATACAAATACAGAACCAATTATCGTCATTTCACGTGAG CATTGGACCGAGGCTCCGTATCTTCGTTGGTCACCACAGGGCACGTACTTTGTAACAATACACAAGCAAGGAGCTGCTTTATGGGGTGGAGAAAACTTCAGAAGAATTCAGCGATTTTCTCATCTTGGTACGGAATTCATCGATTTCTCACCCTGTGAACG aTTTCTTGTAACATTCAGTTCTACTGTTGACAGCTCAGAAGAACCGCAG GCGATTATGATTTGGGACATCAGAACGGGAGCTAAAATGCGAGGGTTTAACTGTGAAGAAGCTACTGTGTGGCCTGTTTTCAA ATGGAGTCATGATGGACGATACTTTGCTCGGCAACGCAATGGACTAATCAGTGTGTATGAATCAGAG ACATTTGGTTTACTGGACAAGAAGAGCATACAAGTCAGCGATGTGAG AGACTTTGCCTGGTCTCCAGCAGAGAATTATTTGGCATACTGGCTACCTGAAGTGAAGGAGAATCCTTCGAGAGTCGTGCTCTTGGAAATTCCCAGTAAAAAGGAAATCAGGATGAAGAACTTGTTCAACGTGTCTGCT TGTGAATTGTACTGGCAAAAGTGTGGTGATTTCCTTTGTGTGAAAGTGGGAAGGTTGACAACAAAGAGCAAGAAG AGTGCGACTGCATATAACCTGGAAGTGTTCAGCGTGAGAGCAAAGCTAATACCAGTCGATAGCATCGAAATCAAAG AGCCTCTGGTTGCATTTGCATGGGAACCGAATGGATCAAAATTTGGTGTCATTCATGGAGAAGGACCACAGGTAACAGTCAGATTCTACAAGGTTGAACCAGAGGGTGCAATCACCCACATCA AGACGTTTGAGAAGAAAACCTGTAATCAACTGTTGTGGTCACCTCAGGGACAATTTGTTGTCCTGACTCAACTGAGAGG ACCAAACAGTGGCCTTCTGGAATTCTACGACACGTCCGACATGACACAGATGAACACCGGAGAACACTTCCAAGCAACGGACGTTGCGTGGGATCCAACCGGTCGATACCTATCCAGCTTTGTCAGCTGGTACACAGTGAAG GGAGGTGATCATGGTTACCTGGTGTGGTCATTCCAAGGTAAACAGTTATATCGACAGAACATGCCTGAGTTTGGTTCACTGGTGTGGAGACCGAGGCCACCGAGTCTCCTCAATGACATCGACATTCAG GAAATTCGTCGGCAGTTTAAGAAATATCAACGCGAATTTGAGATGAAAGATCGACTATCGCAGAAGAAGGCATCGAAG GAGTTGGTCGACAAGAGACGACAGATGATGACAGACTTTCAGGATTATCGGAAGAAGAAGGAGAGAGACTTGACAAAGTTGTACCGAGACAGAACCACGCCACAGACAG ATGATGGAGACGACTCGTTTCAAGAGGAAGTCATCGAGTTCCTCATTAACGAGGAAATAGTTACAGTAGAAGATAACTAA
- the LOC134184303 gene encoding forkhead box protein N2-like yields the protein MAQVASEKLSPVAKPMYVLPSTLHDELSNMTWLTGIQLPLTPIGTPTQIALLTPTKAPWNIRNEHCGTDSPPTKHRTRRKRSKDGTWKKPPLHFATLMYIALTNHQPPHLTAPQICKYIADHFPYFQTVNRNWKVTVRSTLETSASFVKLTDSECPFFWTVSPDQILASRDDIGKALQEQRDHLTTSMSCPDELLSSPSFQTPYSPIEDYIPMIPIPSQLTDVESPTGRDEQPKTQGISSFVESEDWKLPSDGLLAGGETGLLLDS from the exons ATGGCCCAAGTCGCCTCCGAAAAATTATCTCCCGTAGCTAAACCGATGTACGTACTACCCTCGACTCTACACGACGAATTATCTAACATGACGTGGCTAACAGGCATCCAACTGCCTCTTACACCGATAGGAACGCCAACGCAGATCGCGCTGCTGACGCCGACCAAAGCACCGTGGAACATTCGGAACGAGCACTGCGGCACGGACTCGCCGCCGACTAAACATCGAACGCGAAGAAAGCGCTCCAAGGACGGCACGTGGAAGAAACCGCCGCTGCACTTTGCCACTCTGATGTACATTGCACTGACAAATCATCAACCACCACACCTCACGGCACCACAAATTTGCAAATATATTGC AGACCATTTTCCATATTTTCAAACTGTGAACAGAAATTGGAAG GTTACTGTCCGAAGTACCCTTGAGACGAGTGCCAGTTTTGTCAAGCTTACGGATTCCGAGTGTCCCTTCTTCTGGACAGTGAGTCCAGACCAAATACTAGCGTCACGGGATGACATTGGGAAAGCTCTGCAAGAGCAACGAGATCACCTAACCACCTCAATGTCATGTCCAG ATGAGCTTCTAAGCTCTCCATCCTTCCAGACACCTTACTCCCCTATCGAAGACTACATTCCAATGATACCAATACCCTCTCAGCTAACAGACGTTGAGTCTCCCACAGGCCGAGATGAACAACCAAAAACCCAAGGTATCTCATCATTCGTTGAATCTGAAGACTGGAAACTACCCAGCGATGGTCTGCTAGCAGGAGGTGAAACAGGTTTACTACTTGACTCATAG